In the Spartinivicinus ruber genome, ACAGTTGCTAGCGTGGCATTAACCCACTTACGCAATAACCCAGGTGCCGCCATTTCATTGGAGCACGAAAAGCCTGAGCCACAACAGCCGACAGTTGAAGTGCTGGACGAGATGCCTAGCCATCTTTACAAAGTCCCCGGCGCGTTAGGTGAGCTAGTGGATTATGCCAATGATACGGCTGTTAAAAAGCAACCGGCATTAGCTGTACAGACTGCTTTAGCGCTGGGGAGTTTAGTGTGTGGTCGGTATTACAAGACAGATCAAGACAACTTTTCGTCGTTGTATTTTTTGAATGTGGCTAAATCGGGTGAGGGTAAAGAACACGGTAAAAAAATCATTGAATCAGTGTTAGAAACTGCTGGTTATGGGGATTTAGTGGCTGGTAGCGGTTATACCTCAACGGGTGCCGTGATGAGCCAAGCATTAGCACATCCTAACCATATAACGATTATTGATGAGTTTGGTAAATACCTGGAAAGCTCGCACCGAAAAGGCAATTCGCACAGAGAGGAAGCTATCACGCAACTGATAGAGGTCTGGAGCCGCTGTGACGGTGTTTTACGACCACAGACGTACTCTACAATGTCTGTGAAGAAGGAAGACCTAGAGCGGCCTCAGAGGGTGTCTAATCCGGCTATTACTTTATTCGGAATGACGACACCAGGGACGTTTTACCAATGCCTTACACCTCAGTTAGTGAGGGATGGTTTTTTAGGCCGGTTTTTAATCATGGAAAGCGATCTGCCTATGCAGCTATCAGTTAAGCCTGAAGCGCGGCCAGTGCCTAAAACCATTATCGAGTGGACACGACAGGTTAGAACAAAGCTAGTGGGTAATTTAATACCGTTTAAGCCTAGCCATGAGATGCCTAAACAACATGTGTTGTTCTTTGATGAAAAAAGCCTACAGCTGTTAGATGAATTCGAAGCTGAGTTAAACGACAAGAAACAACAGCTCACTGATTCAGAGTTGTATGTGCTGTTAACCCGAACCAGGGAAAAGGCTATGAGATTGGCGCTTATTCTGTCGCTGTCAGTTGACCAGGCTAACCGGGTAATTCACCACAGCCTGACACAATGGGCTATCGATTACGTGCGTTATCTCGACTTTAAGCTTGTTGATACGGTTATACGGCGGGTAGGTGGTTCTGAGTTTGAGACACAACTTAAGGCGTGTGAGGAGGCTCTAAGGCTGGCTGGTGGTAAAGGGCTGACTGAATATGAGATGGGCAGAAAGCCTGCTTTCTCAAAACTGGACCCGCGACAGTTTGAGCAGATTAAAAAGGCGTTGATGAATCGTGGTAAAGCTCAGTTTATGGCCAATGTTAATACCTATGGCAGACCGAGAGCTGCTTGGGTGTACATAAATCCATAATTCACACATTTTCACATAACTACTCATGTGAAATGTAGACGGCGTGGTTACTGGGCTAGAGCACTTTTCACATTTTCACATGGGTTTTAAGTAAATAAATTTCCAAAAGTGAAAATAGAAAAGGGTGCTAAAAGTGATGTGATAATGTGATAAATAATAATATATATAAATATATACTATTATATAAGTATATTTCTTACTTTCCTTTTTCACATCATTCTCACATTTCCCATGTGAAAATATGTGATAAATCAAAAAATGATCAATCCAATAGAATACCAAATAATAATCAATGAGAGATTTAGAAGGACAAGAACAAGAGCAGCTTTTTAGTTGGTTACGGGTAGAGCACCCAGACGCATACAGATTAACTTTTCATCCGCCCAATGGCGGCAAGCGAAATATTCAAACAGCAAATAAGTTAAAGCGGCAAGGCGTAAAGGCAGGTGTTCCTGACATCTTTGTGATGGTGCCAAAGGGCAGGTATCACGGGCTAATGATTGAGTTTAAGGCCAGCCCACCAACAAAGACGGCAGTTTCTGCCAACCAAAAAGAATGGATAAGCAGGCTAGCAGAGCAAGGCTACCTAGCAACCGTTTGCAGGGGCATCGAAGCTGCACAAACCGAAATTAATAACTATATGAATTTATAAGAACGAGAAACGAACATGAGCGCAAATTTAATGGCCTTAATGGCTGCGAAGGGGATTAATTATAACGCAATGGGTGGAGGTGATAAGGGCATTCCTGAAATTACCTCTAACATGGTGGCGGGGGCCTGTGCTGGCATGGAGGATATACCCTACCTGTTGATTAGGGTTAAGTACTCCAACGATCACACAGTTATCAATGAGTTAACCAAGCTGGTAAGTGAGCGGTTTAATTATCAAAGCGACGAAGGTAAACAGGTGATGAAAGCGGCTATCTATGAGGTGGTATCTGACAATATTTGTAAGTTCTGTAATGGAACTGGGGTTACACGGCGCGGGAAGTGTAAGAGCTGTGCGGCAACAGGGCATAAGTATCCAACGGTTAAAGAGATTGCAGACTTAACAGGCATTCCACAAACAACTTTTTATCGGAAGTGGAAAAAGGTTTATCAGGAGGCAGTCGAAGTACTTCATAAAGACGTTGAGTTAGGTATCAAGCATTTATCAGGCAAGCTATTTCACTAAGGACTATTGATGCAAAAACAGTTAGTACCACCAGTTTATAGTTATGCCTTGCCTGCTTTGTGTAGCTCAAAAGGGTGTATTAATGATCCAGCTATTGGCTATGACTGGTGTCAGTCTTGTTTGGATAAAGCTAGGTCAAAAGTAAAACCAAAATCAGAACGTAGTCTGCCTAAAGGAGTTTCGTATATTTATTTTGTACAAGCTGGCGAAGATGGTTTAATCAAAATAGGTAGAACGAAAGATGTACAGGCTAGAATGTGTTCGTTAAATTCTGCCTCCCCTGTAGAGCTAAAACTATTAGGTGTGTTTAAAGCAAAGGACTACATGGAAAAAATTTTACATGAAGAGTTTGCTAAATATCGGGTAAAAGGCGAATGGTTTAAACCAGTTGAAGAGATAAAAAATTTTATCCTTGCATACAAGTTTAAAGGAAATAATTAAAATTAATGATTGACTGAGTGAAATGATTCTGGCATAATATTTTCCATACTAAGTAACTTATATCTTCTCGAAAGCCTCGCCAACCTGCGGGGCTTTTTTCGTTCTGCGCTTTAACGGAGTCGCTTTTGAGCAAATAGGCAAACAAGGCCAGTTGTAATATCGAATCACCTCATGATGACTCGTCGATAGAGAGTATGTCGCATGGGCCTTTCAGGGACTTAATATAATTTTTATACAGGAGTTATTTAAATAATGAGTATTCACTTGAGAGAATATTTTAAAGCGGTTCGTGCTATGCCAAAATGTAGTTGGATAGTACCAGTTAAAAGTCAGAATGTGACATGGCAAGTGTATAGAAGTGGTTTATCAACTAAAATTAGGGATTTAAGAAGACAAAAACATATGGCAGAGGCTGATGCTGTACTTGAATTACAACAAGCTATAGAGAAAGCTATTAGCTTTCATCTTATACGCTCTGAGGATCCAATTCCTGATGAATTTTGCTAATATAAAAATATTTATTTTTTAAGTTCGTAACTCATATTGATATAATGCGCCTGTTGTTTAGATTACTTTCCTAAACATAGCAATCATTGTTAATATTGTAAAAGCCCCATCCCTATGGGGCTATTTTTACCAAGAATTTATTGTTTTGGTCTCTTTGTTGTCATCTTTATCTATACCGCTTAAGTCGTATAATCCGCGATCCTTACGTCAAAAAGAAAATAATTAACCATGAAAAAGATAATAGTTACAGCTTTAGCTGTTGTGGGTATTAATAGCGCCCATGCAGATTTGGTGACTAAAAATGACGAGTTTAGAGCTATAGACTTACCACCAGAGTTTAGGTTGGCCACGCAAGAAATTGTATGTAGGTTAAAGGTTTGTCCGCTCCCTTTAAATTTTGCCAATTTTGCACTCGATCATGGTGTTTTTAAACCTGGAGTTGTATCTACATCAATTGAGTTCGCACCTGGTGGCCCCCACTGGCCTAAGCCACTTAAAGAAGGTAGTGTAGTTAGTAAGCCTGTTGAGTTTGCAGGTTTAGCAACAAGCCGTGGTGGGATGAGACCTAGTGTTGTTCCTACATTTACTGTAAAAGGTGGACCTAGCTGCCCAAGACCACCAAAAGGTAATAGAGTGCTAAGTTAATAATTTATTCATATTGGGTGGACTATAATCGGTCCACTCAGTTGTAAAAACAAACAATTAATATCCTTTCAAGCCCCACATTGTTGGGGCTTTTTTTGTTTGTTTTCAGAAACATGATACAGGACTAAAGTAGCACTTTGTAGGAAGTGTACCACCTTCATAGCTTGCTGAATCAGCAAAAACACCAGATGATGAGCTGATAGCTAAGCACAGCATGGATAACTTAAGAATATTTTTTAACATAATCCTTTCCTCGTTAATATAAAATTATACGACACATAAATTATTTTAATTCTCACTAAACAGAACTGATGTAGATCAATAGTTGTGTCTGATATAAATTGGTTTTTAGAAAATGAAAATAACAAAACTCGTCGTCCATTGCTCAGACACGCCAGACGACCGGGACGTTACCGCCGCTGATATACACCTATGGCATGTACAACGGAGTTGGTCAGGTATCGGCTATCACAAGGTTATTCGGCGTGATGGGGTAATCGAGAATGGCCGCCCTGAGTTCTGGCCTGGTGCTCACGTTAAAGGGCATAACCGCAACAGTTTAGGTGTTTGCCTGGTTGGTCGTGATGAGTTTACGCCAGACCAGTTAGACAGCCTAGAGCGTGTATTGACGCGGTGGAAAGACCAGCACCCGCTAGCCGAGATATGCGGACATACAGACTTAGACCCTAAGAAAACCTGTCCTAATTTTGATGTGGGAGAGTGGTGGGAAAAACAATGACAAATAAATACCAACTCGATTATTTCCAAAAAGCCGTACTACGCAATCAATACAAAATACTCAAGCTGTTGTACCCGTTCTTAGACAAAGAGCAAGGGCGCTATCAGCAGTATAAATATGAGTATTACATTGACATGCTCAACCTTAACTTAACCACGCTTTACCCTGAATTATTCAATGGAGGCCCCGAACTGCCTAGAGAAGTACAATTGGAAGTGCTCGAAATAATGGAGCTTTTCGATGTAATGGAAGCCAGCTATTACCAGCTGACTGCTGATGAAAAAGAGAAAATAGATCAAGCAAAAGTGGTGTTCAATGGCTTCAGTGAGTCTGATAAATATTATGAAGAAATTAAAGGCTTTTTTATGGCCTTGCTTCGTAGTGAAGATTTTGAAGACATGCCAGGGCTAAGAGTAATTAGCGAAGATATGCTGTGTTACCCGCCAACTGAGCCAATGATGCCAATTTACAAGCAAATGCTTGGACGTTATGAAGTGCTGAAGGGCAGGCCAGGCTACAACGGGCAAGTACTGTCGTTACATGATCTGTTGTATTTAACAGAAGACTTTGACGAAGCCCCGCCAGTAAGTAGGTTGCACTAACGGCTATACTTATAAAAGGCCGCTGCTGTCTGTTGGTTTTTAGCCACTCGCATTACTCCTTTAGGTTAGTACCTTGGCAGCAGTTGGCTTTATCCTTACATTGTAAAAACTCTGAAATCCGCTATACATAGAAAGTGCCTGCTGCTTTCATTCTGCCTATGTGAAAAATTAGCTGAATACATAATCACATAGTTGTTAGCGGTTGGTATGGTATACGCAAGGACGTCTAGACCTTTGCTTCTCTATGCATACCACCTCTGTTGGGGTGGTTTTTTTGTTGCTACCTTGTAACTCGAACATTAACAGCACATGGGCCTTTCTGACTTTGGCCTATTTCAAACTCTACTTTTTCACCATCTTGCGGTTCATAGCCTTGAATCTCTGATTTATGAAAAAATAGGTCTTTACCTTCAGTAGGAGCGATAAAGCCAAAACCTTTGGCTGAATTAAAAAACTTAACTGTGCCTGTGTGCATTCGAATACCCTGTATTTTTATATGGGACTAAAGCAAAATTACGAATAGTTTAAGTTATGAACTAAGGTAATAATGACTATAGGCTGAAACCATGTTTAAGCATGATTGCCTTATCCAGCCCTTTCTTCTTCATGATAGCAAAACCTGCTTCAAACTCTTGATGAAGTTGCTCATAGTTAGGAATAGCCTTAGATATAACTAGGTGTAGATTTTTGGCATGAAGAAGAAAAGGGTGTTGCGTATATTTGTTGTTGAGGCTAGGAAAGGCCGTGTTAATGTAGTATTGCATTACTCGGCTATCTGCGGCTATAAGATCCATTCGACCAATAACCAATAGTGTAATGTTTTCTTTTGCGCCAACACTTTCATACTTTTCTAAGTATATAGCGTTATTGAATTCATCCGAATAATAAAACCCTCTGACAATACCTATGCGATAACCAGAAAGCTCTCGCAAGTTATTAAAAGTAATGTTTTTTGACTTCTTGCTATACAAATACATCCGACTATCAAATATTACTGAGGAATATTTAAAATAACTTTCTCTTTCTGGGACATAATAAACCCCAAGAAGGCCTTCATACTTCCCCTGTTTGGTAAGCTCAAAAGCCCTCTTCCAAGAGGTGTACAAGATATCAACGGTCTTCCCTTGCTGGCGATAGGCTTCTTTAACTATTTCAGAAAAAAATCCTCCGTTTTTTAACTTAGGGCCTAAGTAGGGCGGCCAGGAGTCTGTAGCAAATAGGTAGTCTGAGCTCTTGTTGATAGCAAATATAGGGTTAATAAAAAGTGCTGATAAGTAACAGAAGCATATGGATGCAAGCTTTAACTTCATAAAATTTTCTAACCATGATCACAACAATTATCAACACACTATCTAGTGTAGTTCAGTCTTACATTGCCGTTAGACAACGTAAAGCTGAACTCAAGCAAGCCATTCACCAAAAGCAATTAGACGACATCCATCAAGGCAATATCAGCGCCTCAGAGCTTGATTCGCTTAGCATTCAGTCGCGAGGGTGGAAGGATGATTTCTTACTAGTTGTGACTGTTACGCCGCTTGTGATGTGCTTTGTGCCAGAGATGGGAAGCCACATAAAACAAGGCTTTGAAGTGCTGAGTGCCAGCGTGCCAGAGTGGTATATGTACGCCTTAGCCCTGGTGTATATCGATACGTTTGGATTTAGGCGGATATTGAGAAACGTATTAGCCAACCAATCAATTAACTTTTTAAAAAATAAAACAGGAAACTAATTTGAATATTATTCCTTTTCAGTTCAATAATTCATCTATTCGCGTCATTGATAAAGCGGGTGAGCCTTGGTTTGTGGCTAAGGATGTTGCAAAGCTACTAGGTTA is a window encoding:
- a CDS encoding bifunctional DNA primase/polymerase; this translates as MTDTKLKTTDELAWELVEQGFTIIPLGSPFEKITEFFLQERCKSDQDKAQQQWPKNPLISWKQYQDKEPTDDEIASWVQRWPHANYGIITGKSVVVVDADSKEAVEFMESGKVGRTPWKVKTAKGKHYYFQYDKSIEIRNSANTTTKIDVRGEGGYVVAPGSVHYTGVVYEWELDPTWPINSVHDLPYLLRDDITQIKSFNAEDKTIGNFGFSINAYLPTKHDGSPVEEGGRNNAAASLAGQYITAGYDLKTVTQLVSQWNNSNPAPLDQQELNTTVASVALTHLRNNPGAAISLEHEKPEPQQPTVEVLDEMPSHLYKVPGALGELVDYANDTAVKKQPALAVQTALALGSLVCGRYYKTDQDNFSSLYFLNVAKSGEGKEHGKKIIESVLETAGYGDLVAGSGYTSTGAVMSQALAHPNHITIIDEFGKYLESSHRKGNSHREEAITQLIEVWSRCDGVLRPQTYSTMSVKKEDLERPQRVSNPAITLFGMTTPGTFYQCLTPQLVRDGFLGRFLIMESDLPMQLSVKPEARPVPKTIIEWTRQVRTKLVGNLIPFKPSHEMPKQHVLFFDEKSLQLLDEFEAELNDKKQQLTDSELYVLLTRTREKAMRLALILSLSVDQANRVIHHSLTQWAIDYVRYLDFKLVDTVIRRVGGSEFETQLKACEEALRLAGGKGLTEYEMGRKPAFSKLDPRQFEQIKKALMNRGKAQFMANVNTYGRPRAAWVYINP
- a CDS encoding VRR-NUC domain-containing protein, producing MRDLEGQEQEQLFSWLRVEHPDAYRLTFHPPNGGKRNIQTANKLKRQGVKAGVPDIFVMVPKGRYHGLMIEFKASPPTKTAVSANQKEWISRLAEQGYLATVCRGIEAAQTEINNYMNL
- a CDS encoding GIY-YIG nuclease family protein translates to MQKQLVPPVYSYALPALCSSKGCINDPAIGYDWCQSCLDKARSKVKPKSERSLPKGVSYIYFVQAGEDGLIKIGRTKDVQARMCSLNSASPVELKLLGVFKAKDYMEKILHEEFAKYRVKGEWFKPVEEIKNFILAYKFKGNN
- a CDS encoding N-acetylmuramoyl-L-alanine amidase, which encodes MKITKLVVHCSDTPDDRDVTAADIHLWHVQRSWSGIGYHKVIRRDGVIENGRPEFWPGAHVKGHNRNSLGVCLVGRDEFTPDQLDSLERVLTRWKDQHPLAEICGHTDLDPKKTCPNFDVGEWWEKQ
- a CDS encoding YfbU family protein; protein product: MTNKYQLDYFQKAVLRNQYKILKLLYPFLDKEQGRYQQYKYEYYIDMLNLNLTTLYPELFNGGPELPREVQLEVLEIMELFDVMEASYYQLTADEKEKIDQAKVVFNGFSESDKYYEEIKGFFMALLRSEDFEDMPGLRVISEDMLCYPPTEPMMPIYKQMLGRYEVLKGRPGYNGQVLSLHDLLYLTEDFDEAPPVSRLH
- a CDS encoding cold-shock protein is translated as MHTGTVKFFNSAKGFGFIAPTEGKDLFFHKSEIQGYEPQDGEKVEFEIGQSQKGPCAVNVRVTR
- a CDS encoding substrate-binding periplasmic protein produces the protein MKLKLASICFCYLSALFINPIFAINKSSDYLFATDSWPPYLGPKLKNGGFFSEIVKEAYRQQGKTVDILYTSWKRAFELTKQGKYEGLLGVYYVPERESYFKYSSVIFDSRMYLYSKKSKNITFNNLRELSGYRIGIVRGFYYSDEFNNAIYLEKYESVGAKENITLLVIGRMDLIAADSRVMQYYINTAFPSLNNKYTQHPFLLHAKNLHLVISKAIPNYEQLHQEFEAGFAIMKKKGLDKAIMLKHGFSL